In one window of Solanum pennellii chromosome 2, SPENNV200 DNA:
- the LOC107009379 gene encoding calcium permeable stress-gated cation channel 1-like, giving the protein MATLEDIGVAAALNILSALIFLLAFAILRLQPLNDRVYFPKWYLVGLRNDPLKSGGFVKKVVNLDWKAYIRFLNWVPAALKMPELELIDHAGLDSAVYLRIYLLGLKIFIPITLLAFAVLAPVNWTNKTLKKSGFTYSAIDKISISNVPLGSERFWAHILMAYASTVWTCYVLQKEYAKVADMRLQFLASAERRPDQFTVLVRNVPPDTDESVSESVEHFFLVNTDHYLTNQVVYNANKLAKLVKEKNSKQNWLDYYNLKYSRNKSKRPMMKTRFLGLCGEKVDAINHHTAEVERLSKEIAAERERVKNDPKSIMPVAFVSFKTRWAAAICAQTQQSRNPTLWLTDWAPEPRDVYWKNLAIPYVYLTVRRLIIGVAFFFLTFFFMIPITFVQTLASIEGIRKIAPFLKVIIDISFVKSFIQGFLPGIALKIFLIVLPRILMLMSKFEGWGSISALERRAASKYYIFNFVNVFLGSIIAGAAFDQLNTFIHQSANEIPKTIGVAIPMKATFFITYTMVDGWAGIAGEILRLKPLILFHLKNFFLVKTERDREKAMDAGSLNFNTGEPQIQLYFLLGLVYAIVTPFLLPFILVFFALAYFVFRHQIINVYHQEYESGAAFWPDVHGRIIFALVFSQISLLGLLSTKRAAQSAPFLIALPVLTLSFHYFCKGRYEPAFTRYPLQEAKRKDTIEQAKESKLNLKYYLQKAYLHPVFRGDDEDDNEDVNDKLESNDVELIPMKRHSRGNTPGPSRISGASQEEMLQHQEE; this is encoded by the exons ATGGCAACACTAGAAGATATAGGAGTTGCTGCAGCTTTAAATATTTTGTCTGCACTAATCTTCCTTTTGGCATTTGCAATTCTGCGTCTTCAACCACTGAATGACAGAGTATACTTCCCAAAATGGTATCTTGTGGGGCTGAGAAACGATCCACTGAAGTCTGGTGGATTTGTTAAGAAAGTTGTTAATTTGGATTGGAAGGCCTATATAAGGTTTCTGAATTGGGTACCGGCTGCACTGAAAATGCCTGAACTTGAACTCATTGATCATGCAGGATTGGATTCTGCTGTTTACTTAAGGATCTACTTGCTAGG gctaaaaatatttattcctATTACATTGCTTGCTTTTGCGGTTCTAGCACCTGTTAATTGGACAAATAAAACTCTGAAGAAGTCTGGGTTTACTTACAGTGCGATTGATAAAATTTCCATTTCAAATGTTCCACTCGGATCAGAGAG GTTTTGGGCTCATATCCTTATGGCCTATGCCTCGACAGTTTGGACATGCTATGTCTTACAAAAGGAGTATGCAAAAGTTGCAGATATGAGGTTGCAGTTTCTTGCATCTGCAGAACGTCGCCCTGATCAATTCACA GTCCTTGTCAGAAATGTTCCACCTGACACTGATGAATCAGTCAGTGAAAGTGTCGAGCACTTTTTCCTGGTTAATACAGATCATTACCTCACAAATCAG GTTGTTTACAATGCCAACAAACTAGCAAAATTGGTCAAGGAGAAGAACAGTAAGCAAAATTGGCTTGATTACTACAATCTCAAGTATTCTAGAAATAAATCAAAACGGCCCATGATGAAG ACTCGTTTCCTTGGCCTTTGCGGAGAAAAAGTGGATGCTATCAACCATCATACTGCTGAAGTTGAAAGACTATCGAAAGAG ATAGCTGCAGAGAGAGAGCGGGTTAAAAATGACCCAAAATCTATCATGCCGGTGGCATTTGTCTCATTCAAAACACGGTGGGCTGCTGCCATTTGTGCTCAAACTCAGCAGTCAAGAAATCCAACTTTGTGGTTAACTGATTGGGCTCCAGAGCCACGTGATGTATATTGGAAAAACCTGGCGATTCCCTATGTGTATCTAACAGTTAGGAGGCTCATAATTGGTGTTGCATTCTTTTTCCTGACATTCTTCTTCATGATTCCCATCACATTTGTCCAAACCCTTGCAAGTATCGAAGGGATCAGGAAAATAGCGCCATTCCTGAAAGTTATCATTGACAT ATCTTTCGTCAAGTCATTCATCCAAGGTTTTCTACCTGGGATTGCTTTGAAGATCTTTCTCATAGTATTGCCAAGGATACTGATGCTGATGTCCAAATTTGAGGGCTGGGGAAGTATATCAGCTTTGGAAAGAAGAGCTGCATCTAAATATTACATCTTTAACTTTGTGAATGTGTTTCTTGGTAGCATAATTGCAGGAGCTGCATTTGATCAGCTAAATACTTTTATTCATCAGTCAGCAAATGA AATACCTAAAACAATCGGTGTTGCTATCCCAATGAAAGCAACTTTCTTCATAACTTACACAATGGTTGATGGGTGGGCCGGTATTGCTGGAGAGATCCTAAGGTTGAAGCCACTAATACTCTTCCATTTGAAGAACTTTTTCTTGGTCAAAACTGAAAGGGATCGAGAAAAGGCGATGGATGCTGGAAGCCTCAATTTCAACACTGGAGAACCGCAGATACAATTATACTTCTTGTTGGGCCTTGTCTATGCTATAGTCACACCATTTCTGCTTCCTTTCATACTGGTGTTCTTTGCCCTGGCGTATTTTGTGTTCCGTCATCAG ATTATAAATGTATACCATCAAGAGTATGAAAGTGGAGCAGCATTCTGGCCAGATGTTCACGGACGTATAATATTCGCTTTGGTCTTCTCTCAGATATCTTTACTGGGATTGCTAAGTACAAAACGCGCTGCTCAATCAGCACCTTTTCTTATTGCCCTTCCAGTATTGACTTTATCTTTTCACTACTTCTGTAAAGGGCGCTATGAGCCAGCTTTCACCAGATACCCATTGCAG GAAGCAAAGAGGAAAGATACTATAGAACAAGCCAAAGAATCCAAACTTAACTTGAAATACTACCTTCAAAAGGCTTATTTACATCCTGTTTTTAGAGGTGATGATGAAGATGACAATGAGGATGTCAATGATAAGTTGGAGAGTAATGATGTTGAGTTGATCCCAATGAAGCGTCATTCAAGAGGAAATACTCCAGGGCCAAGCAGGATAAGTGGCGCCAGTCAAGAGGAAATGCTCCAGCACCAAGAAGAATGA